AAGACAACCCTGTGGAGCGGGCAATACGTTTCCTGTGTTAAGATACTATGACTTTATAAAGCAGCTAAGTGGGACCTAATGTCCATCCCCAGCGCCAACGAGTAAGACAAATAGTTTTATTCATCACAGTAAATAACCCGTAAAAGGGATCAGGTTAAGTTATAGAAGCTTTTCCCCAAAACAGTCAGCTAGCTAGCGTTAACGTtaaagctaacgttagcttgttaagttaacattagctactcACCGAACTCCGGGTTTTCTTCGTGTCTCTCCTCGGTGTCGACCCTGGACTTAAGGGCACCACTCAACAAACAAGGAGCCAGTAAGGCAAATAAAAGCATGGTTCTCATTTTAGACAGCTCGGTTAGCTATTATTCTGAACTCATTGTCACAATTTCATCGGTTTGTCTAGATCGCTAACATTAGCTGAGCTTCCCGGAAATGGACTGCACAACATCCGCTTTGTGCAtcgtaagaaaaaaaaagattttttactttttggctTACCAAATTAAATATCCTTTGCGTTTTAAACACTCTTAAATAAATTAGTATGTAAGCATGGTTCCTTGTCATTTGTTAAATGTCTGAGTTGTCATCAGTCCTACTAATTAGGCTACCTAAACACTTCCCCTCCAAAACCTGAGAATAAAAAAACTTGTAGAAAAATTCAgtaaacaataatataaaagtTCCCATCGGCCTGTCTCCCGCCAGGGTTTTATATAATTTAAGTATAATTTCCAATACATTTAGGTTGAAgatgtgttttatattgtggCTGGTGCAGATGCAGTCAGTTTAGCAACATGTTATTTTACGATTGGGTAATTTTTAATCTTTAACTCTACATCACATATGTCACAATCTACAATTGTTACAATTATTTACTATTAAATCTGAACCTGTAAAGTAACTGGTAACTATAGCTAATAATAAGAATGAAAGTATAATGTCCTCTTGAggaaaagtataaaataaaagtactacCCACTGTCAATAATCCATTGGAAAATTGGCAGCATGTAGTTAATGGTTTTGGTGCTTTGGTAACTGTTGGATTTCAACCATTAAATTGTATCTCCTAAACACTTTTGTCTTTACATTTCAATCTAAAGTGGAGTAAACAGCACAGTAACACCTTCTGAAACGTAGTGggacaataaaatatatatacatatataccaGATTGTCAACAACAGTATCTGAGTACTTTCCTACATCATAATGGATTAAAAGAGTCATAAATTTTAAGTTCAAGTTTTAGGGAAAATTAAtagtaaatgttaaaatttccCTACATTAATGTGACAAAAAATATCCATAGAATGCATTATGAAGTGCATTTAGACAAAACACCCAAGCATGgcttataaaatgttttattcatgttaaCATAGCTGATACATAGGGATTCAAACAGTTCCACAAGGCTTTTGGGGACTACAATtgaatgaaaagcaaaacaatagTGGTCCAAATCTCTAATGACAATCACTGGACAGACTAACAAACCATCCTCATGTACAAAGGACATGTACAAACCTGCTTTGAAAATTACTAAACTTGACACTTGGATGTGAGTGTTACAGCAATTGTTCCCATTCCAGTGTAATATCTCAAGAGACATGCATTACAGAGTTGTCTTCTTCCCATTAAAAAGGTCCCTGCGTTTGGTCAGACAAACAAGCCCCAGCATTTCCCTCCCCCCAAACAGGCATGCTTCTGTGAAAGAGTGGCATCAGAACCAGGGCAGAAATGTGAGGATTTAACCAATATGTGTAATTTAGTATATGTTGCCAGTAAAGTGCACTGGCTTTCCCTGCAGTGTGAAAATTATATTTGAAGTTGGACTTCAGTTATTGTAACCGTACCACGCAACtggagagacagacacactaaGGAAAGATGGGGGGGAACTTCTCACATCTAATACTTCTCATTAGGGGAAAAAACCCAAAGTTTCTCAGCTGATGGGATTTTGGCTTCCAGTTGTTCAATGATGGGACttaatttttgttctttttctgactCTAAACTGAGCTACGAGTCCGATATCATTGTAAAGCTATCAATACTTTTCTACAGCTGAAACGGCACAAATGGGAAGGCCTGGACAAACATAAACCAGAGGAATGGAGGGTTTCTCTTCACCAAATGTCCAAATCTGCATTGTGAAAagaatttgttttattatttatttacttgcaCAACTCTTTACAGCAATGGGTTTCAGTGGTAGAATGTTTGAGTGGAGCAATAAGGAATGAAGGATGtgtaaaaagtttttttttttttttttttttccttttgttgtttttggagaTGACCCCAAAACTGAGGGCTTGTGTTTTAACTGTCATTATCACCCTCATTTGCTCCATCTCCACCATCTCCATCATCAGCAGTGTTGTCTGATGTCCATAACTGAGgagagaaacacatttgttaaaaacactgaggtagcaagttttaatttaaaaaaaaaaaaaaaaaaaaaaaaaaatctggactCAATTTCTGAATTCTGTTATACCCCCATCAGTTTATGTGCAACCTCATAATGACAAACACATAAGCAGCAAAtttatggaaaaaataaaaatctaaccTTATCTACATATGCATTTTTAAGGTTTGTGAAATAATTTGTAGAGGTACTATTTGGCAGTGGTTATACATTTAGGTCTTACCAGAAATGTTTACAAATGCCTTTAGATGTCCTATAAACAGCTTCTCTCAATCTTTGCACTCTCAATCTCAAAGGGGCCATTACTGAGACATAATTTGTCTGAGGCTCTCTAAATATTTTCAGAGATTCAACCAATGGCTTCAGTTGAACCATTCACAGACATCCAAAGATTTGTTCTGTCAATTTTCAGGTCATGAAATTCGGACATTTTCACCTATTCATCATTCTCTCCTTCTAAATGCTTGGACTGGCCAATAATctaattaaattttttatttacttttagtGGAAGTTGATCAGACTGGTCAACAAACATGTCCATGTCAGACAATCTGTGCAGTGACTGTGCGATGGCTGCCAGACCACACAGCCAGTCTGTTCTATATGTCCATGTCTGCTGAGCAGTGCCGCCAACATATATGAATTTATGTATATAGTTATTCATTTACTTCCATCCAAATTAAATACCTAGTTGACCATATTTCAAGTAATGATTATCTTTTTCCATAACATTCAAATATTCCTGAAATCATATTACATGACTGCTTTAAAAACTTCTCCAGAGTTTTCTTCACAGCATGAACCCAAATGAATGGCAATGAGGCAAATGCTGAacatatttttgcttttgacCATCATGTTGTACAAGTTCAAGGCTTTCTGAGACAGTCAATATTATTAATTCTGTGCTATGTGGAAGGAGAACACTTACTGTCAGGTTGTCTCGGAGGAGCTGCATGATAAGAGTGCTGTCTTTGTAAGACTCCTCATTTAGCTTGTCAAGCTCTGCAATGGCATCATCAAATGCCTGTAatcaaaaaaggaaaacattaacGGTCTGAACatagaattgttttttttttttgttttttttaagatttcttttttggggggggggggataaaaTTCTGCAGACCGTTTTGGCCAATTCACAGGCTTTTTCTGGAGAGTTGAGGATCTCATAGTAGAACACAGAGAAATTAAGTGCCAAGCCCAAGCGGATGGGATGTGTGGGGTCCATCTCAGTCTTGCTGATGTCAAATGCTTCCTGGTATGCTTGCTGTGAATGTTCAATGGTCTCTGAATAAAGAGAAATgattcaaacagaaaacaagttaATTTATGTTcaagtgaaaactgaatataCAGTTTAATCTGACCAAACCTGTATAATGATAGCATCTTTGTGGCTGCACAATAATATTGTTTATGTCACTAAATTCTAATGTTATGATCTTTAAAACTATTTTATCCAAAGATAAAGATATGACAGATATGTAAAACTAGCATTTAAGTGAAATAGTGGGGATATTAGGAATTTAACTGAAACAACAGAAAGGCATAAGAGTATAAGCAAAAAGGTAACTGACAgcagcccaaaaaaaaaaaatttgattttttttagttaaatatCAATGTGCATTACACACTGATAAGACATTCtgtatcttaaaaaaaaaaaaccaacaccCTCTTGGTCAGTGACCACCCACTTCTGCACTTCTGTCACTTCTGTTATGCACTCCCAGAACCCTGTGGTCACACAACAGTGATACATCGACCCaactgaggttatttccagCTCTTAGCTCTAAGACAGAAATCTGACACATTCCTACTTAGGGTATGAATTGTCATCTTAAAGACTCTTCCTGGAATAATGCATATGAAGTTTTGTggttgaaaattaaaaaaaaacaaaaacaaaacctcaagtGTTAgggttaaaaacaaataaatcaagtACTAATGTAAACTTACttgatttgttttctccagAGGCAACTTCAGCAAGGTATCTATAGTAGTCCCCCTTCATCTTTAGATAGAAGACTTTGCTCTCGGGATTTCCAGAGTTTCCGATTAAATAATTATCCAGCAGTTTCTGTGAAGACAGAAAAGCGCCACATCAATTTATTTACATGCACAGGACAAATAATGCACAGGTCGATTCATCAGGATAAATAACTAAACCGCAAAAACACTTTGACATCTGTGTGACAAATAAATACCCAAATGATGAAAGCTGAAATTCAGTCACTGTATTTATGGATCTGATACTTATTGTATCGGGGCACAAATGGTGACAAACCCCACACAACCACAGTGCAACACTAAACACAGGTGGGGCTCACCAATGGTAAGTGTCCTATTACATCCACCAGAGAGCACTACTCCCTTGGCTCTTCATAGCTGCTGAGTTCAATGATTGATGGGTATAGCTCTGCTCCATTAGGAGTCAAGTGCATGTGCTCACAAAGTATCATTCAGAAGAAACTGTTTGCTCTGTGACAGTTTCAAGTCTCTTCCAATTGTTCATAACCAGGACAGGTCTCCAGCGTGTGCCCTGCTGTCTTCTGCCCCAGATTCCAGCACTCTCCTCTGTCACCGTTTCATGCCTTATTGCTGACACCAGTCTTACTGCAGTTTagcatatttaatatatataatctttaattagattttttttttcttcctaatCACAATATGACAAAATCAATTTTACAACATTAGGATTACTGTAATTAACAATATGCATAATGCAGCATTTAGATCCTGTTCTCTCCAACAGCAGACAGCTTAAACTACAAAAGAATTGAAGCAAAGCGATGGtacaacatcctgatggaacagagaagcagctgcaatGAACGACTCACCTCTCTGCGCTGCAGAACAGAAGGATTCAGGAGATCCTTCAttcccactgccatcaggctctataACACTTTAGCCAGTGGCAGATTACTACATTTAGTACTTTTTACTTTCAATACAAGACTATAAATTTTCCTTCAGGGGTTAAagttttttctaattttatctCATCTTCATAAATCTGCAGTCATTCATCAATATATAAATCAAACCACATTCTATGATTACAATCTAGgacaagtctttttttttttatgaacgTGAGAAGATTACCAGCGCTAATCTGTGTCAGTGAAACTGTAGCTGTTGCTTAAATTGTCTGACTTAGAAAGCAGATTAACTATTTCACTCAGAAGGAAAATGCCTGCCACCTCACCTCAACCCTAATGACAGTCCTGACAGAGCAACACAGTGCTCAGAGTGGATTTAAACATTCTTTTCAATTTACTAACTAACCTAGGTTTCCCTTTCAAACCTCAGCAGGAAGAAGCTGCCCTTGTCTGAGCCAAACCCACCCCAGCAACCACTCCCCAGTCATTTACTGACACAAAGGTTGGCTCAGCCGGAACAGGCGCATGTCTCAAGTGCTGAGCATTCCTCTTTCACTGCATGCTCTGCACAATAGACAAGACGACGAGTAGCCTCACACTCAGTGCTTTCACACAAAGCTCTCAGTCACCAGTGCTCACAAGAAAGCATACGCAGTGCTGCTTGATGAAAGCCTGACAAGTTGTGTATCTCTGCATTTACAGCTCTCACATTAATTGATATACTTTCCAAGCTTGGCCTAATCCCGCAATATCCTATGATTAAACACACTACAaagaaatgtactgtaaatccTTAAGTTAACTTAGTTCCAACACTGGACTCTAATTAAGAAAACCTGATTCACATTTTTGTAGTACTTTACTTGTTCTGATACAGATAATATCTAGTCCTCAAGAGTAAATAGCCAGAATCCACTAAGCTGATATGTTTTCTGGTTTGCAG
The nucleotide sequence above comes from Mastacembelus armatus chromosome 22, fMasArm1.2, whole genome shotgun sequence. Encoded proteins:
- the LOC113127164 gene encoding 14-3-3 protein beta/alpha-1 encodes the protein MDRTDLIQKAKLAEQAERYDDMAECMKEVTEKGGELSNEERNLLSVAYKNVVGARRSAWRVMSSIGLKTEGCEKKQQMVKEYREKVEKELQDICDNVLKLLDNYLIGNSGNPESKVFYLKMKGDYYRYLAEVASGENKSKTIEHSQQAYQEAFDISKTEMDPTHPIRLGLALNFSVFYYEILNSPEKACELAKTAFDDAIAELDKLNEESYKDSTLIMQLLRDNLTLWTSDNTADDGDGGDGANEGDNDS